A genomic window from Deltaproteobacteria bacterium includes:
- a CDS encoding universal stress protein, which translates to EIAEESQHGYDAVVVGRRGKSKLKDLILGGTAGKLIDRLAHVPVWVVGGSPKPGKVLLAVDGSENAMKAVDYVGRMFEGSTPEVTILHVVRVLGLFQGTYPEAFHTEINQKWLADVQERMMPVLEKAKDTLTRAGLDPGRMTISLETGKGSRAGDIVEQAYLGSYGTIVVGRRGISKIEQFLMGRVSSKVMQLAKDMAVWVVN; encoded by the coding sequence CGAGATTGCCGAGGAATCGCAGCACGGCTATGACGCGGTCGTGGTAGGCAGAAGAGGGAAGAGCAAGCTGAAAGACCTGATTCTGGGCGGCACGGCAGGGAAATTGATTGACCGGCTGGCTCACGTGCCTGTGTGGGTGGTGGGCGGGAGTCCAAAACCCGGCAAGGTCCTTCTGGCCGTGGATGGATCGGAAAACGCCATGAAAGCGGTGGATTACGTTGGACGCATGTTCGAAGGATCAACGCCTGAAGTGACGATTCTTCATGTGGTTCGAGTCCTGGGGTTATTTCAGGGCACGTATCCCGAAGCATTTCATACCGAGATCAATCAGAAATGGCTGGCGGATGTCCAGGAAAGAATGATGCCCGTGCTCGAAAAGGCCAAGGATACATTGACCCGGGCCGGGCTGGATCCGGGGCGTATGACGATCAGTCTGGAAACCGGAAAGGGAAGCCGGGCCGGGGATATTGTCGAGCAGGCCTATCTGGGGAGCTACGGCACCATTGTCGTGGGCCGGCGGGGCATATCCAAGATCGAGCAGTTCCTCATGGGGCGCGTCAGCAGCAAGGTAATGCAACTTGCCAAAGACATGGCTGTGTGGGTGGTGAACTGA